One Micromonospora craniellae genomic region harbors:
- a CDS encoding PSP1 domain-containing protein, which translates to MGMLCAVSFQRYGRLYYLDPGEFRPQVGDKVLVPTDDGPEVAECVWAAQWVSDDTEGFPRLAGLAQEEDLRRDETLRRRKAEAKVAAKRLIREHGLPMKVVAIDHVLGSADGGGERSTIYFTAPHRVDFRSLVRDLGATLHCRVELRQLSARDSARVQGGIGSCGRDLCCATFLNDFEPVTIRMAKDQDLPLNPLRISGACGRLMCCLKYEHPLYQRFQESAPEVGSRVSTPKGDGRVVGHSVPRDAVTVRLDADGSRSLCSRADVCGSRQAYDSRDQSGPEGVTPRR; encoded by the coding sequence ATGGGCATGCTCTGCGCGGTCAGCTTCCAGCGGTACGGGCGTCTCTACTACCTCGATCCGGGCGAGTTCCGACCGCAGGTCGGCGACAAGGTGCTGGTGCCCACCGACGATGGGCCCGAGGTGGCGGAGTGCGTCTGGGCCGCGCAGTGGGTCAGTGACGACACCGAGGGCTTTCCCCGGCTGGCCGGGCTGGCACAGGAGGAGGACCTGCGCCGGGACGAGACGCTGCGGCGTCGCAAGGCGGAGGCCAAGGTCGCGGCGAAGCGGCTGATCCGGGAGCACGGCCTACCGATGAAGGTGGTGGCGATCGACCACGTGCTCGGCAGCGCCGACGGCGGCGGCGAACGCAGCACCATCTACTTCACCGCGCCGCACCGGGTGGACTTCCGTTCCCTGGTCCGCGATCTCGGGGCGACCCTGCACTGCCGGGTGGAACTGCGCCAGTTGTCGGCCCGTGACTCGGCCCGGGTGCAGGGCGGCATCGGCTCCTGCGGACGCGACCTGTGCTGCGCCACCTTCCTGAACGACTTCGAGCCGGTCACCATCCGGATGGCCAAGGACCAGGACCTGCCGCTCAACCCGCTGCGGATCTCCGGCGCCTGCGGCCGGCTGATGTGCTGCCTCAAGTACGAGCACCCGCTGTATCAACGCTTTCAGGAGTCCGCGCCGGAGGTCGGCAGTCGGGTCTCCACCCCGAAGGGGGACGGTCGGGTGGTGGGCCACAGCGTCCCCCGCGACGCCGTCACCGTACGACTGGACGCCGACGGCTCGCGCTCCCTGTGCTCCCGCGCCGACGTGTGCGGCTCGCGCCAGGCGTACGACAGCCGTGACCAGTCCGGCCCGGAGGGTGTGACACCCCGGCGGTGA